A window of Drosophila sulfurigaster albostrigata strain 15112-1811.04 chromosome X, ASM2355843v2, whole genome shotgun sequence genomic DNA:
CTTTTCAAAGCGAgtagcatttaatttgttctgcgataaatactaaaagtgAACGATAAACGATAACAAAATTGATCGATTAGCCACTTTGTTGCAGGATGCGCGTTGCATTCAAACTGATCTAACTGATCTGCGCCTACGATTTGTGTAATCAGATGAGATTGCAAACGTTTGGCGGGTTCAAAAACCTAAATATGGGTTTCAAGGGCAATCGGGTGATAAGAGTGCAACGTTCCAGCTGTAAACTGTAGTTGCTGACTGATtccctgactgactgacttcaacagtttttttttttggttttgttttatttttgcaacacGAGCTTGCTGAGATCGGCGaaaaatgtatagaaaataTACAAGCTGGCAACTTCCTGTGCTGACGACTTGGAATTGGGTATAAAAAGCGAACGAGGCAGCAGAGAAAGCATCAAACGGCGATCAACGTTTGGACATTGAGACTGTGCATCATCAACGACATGAGCCTGAGAAGTTCCCTGCTATTGGCGTGCCTGGTGGCCGTGGCCTGTGCCTCAAAGGATCAGCTGAAGCCAACCAACTGGTTGAGCACCAGCGAGCTGGAGAATGTGCCATCGCTGAACGATGTTTCGTTCGAGCGTCTGGAGAATATGCCACTGCAGAAGGGCGCCCAATTGATTGAGAAGCTTTGTAAGTAGTGATCTTGATCTTGACTGATCGATTAACGCATTTGGTATTAATTCGAACCATCCTATGATAGATCACATTTCGCAAATCAAGAACGATCTGACACCGAACTTTGTGCCCAGTGCCAGCAACATTCCAGTGTGGATTGTCAAGTCCAATGGCGATCGTGTCGAGGCTAAACTGAGCAACTACGTCCAGAAGGCGACAGCCCAGAGCAATTTCGCCGAGGATGAGGTGACCATTGTGCTCACCGGTCTGCCCCAGAACACCGAGACCACCAAGAAGGCGATGCGTCAACTGGAACAGTCGTACTTGCAGCGTTACAATGTGCAGAGTCAGCAGAAGAACGCACAGATCGCCCGTCAGCAGAGGAACAAGGATTACGATACCACCTCCAGCGAGGAGACTGGCGAGGAATGGAAATCGGCCAAGTCCACTGCCGGCAATTTGATCGTaagtgaaaatatatttgacttTTGCTTAGGCATCTTCTTATTCCGGGTCTTTTGTAGATCATTGACTTGGGTGCCACTTTGACGAACTTCAAGCGTTATGCCATGCTCGATGTTGCTGGCACCGGTGCCATGATCGGACACACACTCGTCGAACTGTGCAACAAGGGTGTGCCCCGCGAGATTATCCATTTGATCGGTCAGGGTATCGCTGCCCATGTTGCTGGCGCCGCTGGCCAAGAGTTCACCGTGCACACCGGCAACAAGCTGCGTCGCATCACCGGTCTGGACCCCGCCAAGCTGTTGGCCAAGCGTCGCGATAGCCTCGTTGGTCTCTCCCGCGGCGATGCCGATTTCGTTGATGCCATCCACACATCCAGCTTGGCCATGGGCACACCCCAGCGTTGCGGTGATGTTGATTTCTATCCCAATGGTGTCAGCCAGACGGTGCCCGGTGCCCAGAATGTGATCGAGGCTGCTGTCCGTGCCACACGCTACTTTGCGGAGTCCGTGCGTCCAGGCGGTGAGCGCAATTTCCCCGCTGTCGTTGCCAACTCCCTGAAGCAGTACAAGGAGAACAACGGCTTTGGCATGCGCGCCTACATGGGCATCAATGCTGATTTCGATCTCCAGGGCGATTACATTCTCGAGGTGAACGAGAGGAGTCCCTTCGGCAAGCGTGCTGCTGCCCAGAAGCAGATCAACTACCACAGCTCGCACCAGCAGAACTAAGTCAACCAACGCATATTAACCCcgatacaacaacaaaacaaaaaacgaaataacTCAAATTTTAACTATGTACAATTAGAAAaagaagataaaaaaaataaacaagcatTTAGTAAACAATTTACATGCACAggttttgaattttgaaattcgaTATGCACATAATAAGCGCGCTTCTCATTTTAAAGCGCTGACACTGTGTGCTCGATAGGTAATTGTATCGATATATTTGCTGCGCACTGCGCACGGTTTTACcttcaaaaaaattaaacaaaattgtgaGTAAAATTAAGTTAACAACATATTCTATAAacgttttgcatatttttttaatgcacgcacttaatttaattaaaaaatataccaattttatCTGTGAAAAACGACGAGCTTAAACTTCCGATAGCAAGTacgtatatcgatatttaaaaACTCTTAAAACAATGCAAGTTTATCATAGCACAACACATTGCTTTCAcgctaataaataataatcaaatgtataaaataaaaatactaaagcaaCGTATTCTCTATTGTGCACATTTTTCTATTTCACTCCATCGATTAGTCACTGACGGTTACAACTCTTCGATATCGAATTTAAATATGGCGCATTTTGCACTTGGCGTCCTTTGGCGGcatggctgttgttgttttgtcttCTTCACAATGCAAATACATGGATGCTactgcatgtgtatgtgtgcaaaaTATGTGCTATTTTGCAAATGTGTGCGCGCACTCCTGGAGTGGAGGAGCATGCGCCATGTGCGTTTGCCTTTTGTAAATGTCAAAGTTGAACTCTATATGGAAGCCAAAGGAAGCCTGCACAACAAGCTACAATAGATAAC
This region includes:
- the LOC133849189 gene encoding vitellogenin-3; the protein is MSLRSSLLLACLVAVACASKDQLKPTNWLSTSELENVPSLNDVSFERLENMPLQKGAQLIEKLYHISQIKNDLTPNFVPSASNIPVWIVKSNGDRVEAKLSNYVQKATAQSNFAEDEVTIVLTGLPQNTETTKKAMRQLEQSYLQRYNVQSQQKNAQIARQQRNKDYDTTSSEETGEEWKSAKSTAGNLIIIDLGATLTNFKRYAMLDVAGTGAMIGHTLVELCNKGVPREIIHLIGQGIAAHVAGAAGQEFTVHTGNKLRRITGLDPAKLLAKRRDSLVGLSRGDADFVDAIHTSSLAMGTPQRCGDVDFYPNGVSQTVPGAQNVIEAAVRATRYFAESVRPGGERNFPAVVANSLKQYKENNGFGMRAYMGINADFDLQGDYILEVNERSPFGKRAAAQKQINYHSSHQQN